From a region of the uncultured Desulfatiglans sp. genome:
- a CDS encoding hypothetical protein (Evidence 5 : Unknown function), whose translation MEQASNENSKNVEESLTDAPEKTIKQTLINKYREDYKNALLAIDNDVKDLIKQGREMKGLMLLAQNMQTIMNIHESLTQFYVVIFNNQQILKRFKSERLKQLGHELEPIYELIKDVDFGYGEDSEIKEKTLVRTFRKMGITKSHWLIKDRILLEIEYMLDTLEILVEPEFIPLEEDINDSNSSEAIDRYIPPAIKLAVWRRDQGKCAHCGSKEKLEYDHIIPISKGGSNTERNVQLLCEKCNREKAAKIV comes from the coding sequence ATGGAACAAGCTTCGAATGAGAACTCCAAAAATGTAGAAGAAAGTCTCACAGACGCTCCTGAAAAAACTATAAAGCAAACATTGATTAATAAATACAGGGAAGATTATAAAAATGCTTTACTAGCCATTGATAATGATGTGAAAGATTTAATCAAGCAAGGTCGCGAAATGAAGGGGTTAATGTTATTAGCGCAAAACATGCAAACTATAATGAATATCCATGAATCACTTACGCAGTTTTATGTAGTTATTTTTAATAATCAGCAAATTCTTAAAAGATTCAAGTCAGAACGGTTAAAGCAGCTAGGGCACGAATTAGAGCCGATTTATGAACTTATAAAGGATGTTGATTTTGGGTATGGCGAAGATTCGGAAATCAAGGAAAAGACCTTGGTGCGAACTTTTAGAAAAATGGGGATAACAAAAAGCCACTGGCTAATAAAAGATAGAATTTTATTAGAAATCGAATATATGCTCGATACACTTGAAATACTCGTTGAACCTGAATTTATCCCTTTGGAAGAAGATATTAATGATTCAAATAGTTCAGAGGCAATTGACAGATATATCCCGCCAGCCATTAAACTTGCTGTCTGGCGTAGAGATCAGGGGAAATGCGCTCACTGTGGATCAAAAGAGAAGCTTGAATATGACCATATTATTCCAATTTCAAAGGGCGGTTCAAATACTGAAAGGAATGTGCAACTTTTATGTGAAAAATGTAATCGGGAAAAAGCAGCCAAGATTGTTTGA
- a CDS encoding hypothetical protein (Evidence 5 : Unknown function), with protein MWSILRFYVVPLKLRHAECVNENETRHAVNYCIPASLADGLFIHMAADKGVGCSTNLWSF; from the coding sequence ATGTGGAGTATCCTCCGTTTCTATGTCGTGCCGCTGAAACTCCGCCATGCGGAATGTGTCAATGAAAATGAGACACGCCATGCGGTAAATTACTGTATCCCCGCATCGCTCGCCGACGGTTTGTTCATTCATATGGCAGCGGATAAGGGTGTAGGTTGTAGTACAAACCTTTGGTCATTTTGA